One genomic region from Eptesicus fuscus isolate TK198812 chromosome 4, DD_ASM_mEF_20220401, whole genome shotgun sequence encodes:
- the CD19 gene encoding B-lymphocyte antigen CD19 gives MLPFVLQRASSRQGNRKGEGRGLPTRPRKHLWFSAPQPPICPSIPCAGKLGASESLATMPPPLLLFFLLFLTPVGVRPQKSQLVEATEGGSAVLPCLSSDDPPDQLAWYQACQSQRNQSRGLPGLGIQVGPLGILLLISNISDQMGGFYLCQQGPPSEQAWQPGWAVSVNGSGELFRWKASNLDDPGCDPGNRSTQDPGPSSDGLTSSQLYVWAKGHPEIWEKDPACAPPDGSANQDLTVSPGSTLCLPCGGPSASVARGPVSWIHVHPGKPNISLLSLNLSEEAPVREMWVPGTLRGGAVLWLHQATARDAGTYHCYHGNTTVVAMQLKVTARSVRRWLLEAGGWRVPVATLAYLIFCVGSVAGFLYLRRALALRRKRKRMTDPTRRFFKVTPPPGNGAHSQYGNVLSLSSPTAGTGRSHRWAAGLAAAVQSYGGNPYNEVQEAGAAGARSPTGAADEEEGEAYEEPDSEGGSQFYENDSNLEQDQLSQDGSGYENPEDGALGPEEEDSFSNASELYENEEEELAQPVARTKDFLSPPGTAWDPSREATSLGSQSYEDMRGIVYAAPQLRSLRVQPGPNHEEDADSYENMDNPDGPEPACGGGSHKGAWNTR, from the exons ATGCTGCCGTTCGTGCTGCAACGGGCTTCCTCTCGTCAGGGGAACAGAAA aggggaggggaggggactgccCACCCGCCCCCGCAAACACCTATGGTTCAGTGCCCCGCAGCCCCCCATTTGCCCCAGCATCCCCTGcgcggggaagctgggtgcctcgGAGAGTCTGGCCACCATgccacctcctctcctcctcttcttcctcctcttccttaccCCGGTGGGAGTCAGGCCCCAGAAATCACAGCTGGTGGAGGCTACAG agggaggcagtgctgTGCTGCCGTGCCTTTCCTCCGATGATCCCCCCGATCAGCTGGCCTGGTATCAGGCGTGCCAGTCACAGCGGAACCAGAGCCGAGGGCTGCCAGGCCTGGGCATCCAGGTGGGGCCCCTGGGCATCCTGCTGCTCATCTCCAACATCTCTGACCAGATGGGGGGCTTCTACCTGTGCCAACAGGGGCCCCCTTCCGAGCAGGCCTGGCAGCCTGGCTGGGCAGTCAGCGTGAACGGCAGCG GGGAGCTGTTCCGTTGGAAGGCTTCAAACCTGGATGACCCAGGCTGTGACCCGGGGAACAGGTCCACACAGGACCCCGGGCCCTCTTCTGATGGCCTCACCAGCTCCCAGCTATATGTATGGGCCAAAGGTCACCCTGAGATTTGGGAGAAAGACCCTGCATGTGCCCCACCTGACGGCAGTGCAAACCAAG ACCTCACAGTGAGCCCTGGCTCCACGCTCTGTCTGCCCTGTGGGGGGCCTTCTGCTTCTGTGGCCAGAGGACCCGTCTCCTGGATCCACGTGCACCCCGGAAAGCCCAACATCTCATTGCTGAGCCTGAACCTGAGTGAGGAGGCTCCCGTCAGAGAGATGTGGGTCCCGGGCACCCTCAGGGGAGGGGCTGTTCTGTGGCTGCATCAGGCCACAGCTCGAGATGCTGGCACCTATCATTGTTACCATGGCAACACGACCGTCGTCGCGATGCAGCTGAAAGTCACTGCCCGGTCAG TACGGCGGTGgttgctggaggctggaggctggagagtCCCCGTTGCCACTTTGGCTTACCTGATCTTCTGCGTGGGCTCCGTGGCGGGCTTCCTTTATCTGCGAAGAG ccctggccctgaggaggaaaagaaagcgAATGACTGACCCCACCAGAAG gttCTTCAAAGTGACGCCTCCCCCGGGCAACGGCGCCCACAGCCAGTACGGGAACGTGCTCTCCCTTTCCTCGCCCACGGCTGGCACGG GACGCTCCCACCGGtgggctgcaggcctggccgccGCCGTCCAGTCCTACGGAGGAAACCCGTACAACGAGGTCCAGGAGGCCGGAGCCGCGGGGGCCCGGAGCCCGACGGGGGCAGCTG ACGAAGAAGAAGGGGAGGCCTATGAGGAGCCGGACAGTGAGGGGGGCTCCCAGTTCTACGAGAATGACTCCAACCTGGAGCAGGACCAGCTCTCCCAGG ATGGCAGTGGCTATGAGAACCCTGAGGACGGGGCCCTGGGTCCTGAGGAAGAAGACTCCTTCTCCAATG CATCTGAGTTGTATGAGAACGAGGAGGAAGAGCTGGCCCAGCCAGTGGCCAGGacaaaag ACTTCCTGAGCCCCCCTGGGACTGCCTGGGACCCCAGCCGGGAGGCAACATCCCTTG GGTCCCAGTCCTATGAGGATATGAGAGGGATCGTGTATGCAGCCCCCCAGCTCCGCTCCCTTCGGGTCCAGCCTGGTCCCAATCATGAGGAAG ATGCAGATTCTTATGAGAACATGGACAATCCTGATGGGCCAGAACCAGCATGCGGAGGAGGGAGCCACAAGGGCGCCTGGAACACCCGCTGA